The Flavobacterium praedii genome window below encodes:
- a CDS encoding thiazole synthase: MSLFKIGDKVLQSRLFLGTGKFGSNVAMEEAILASQSELVTVALKRIDLETDTDAILNHLRHPRINLLPNTSGARNAKEAVFAAQLAREALETNWVKLEIHPDPKYLMPDAIETLKATEELAKLGFIVLPYIHADPVLCKHLENAGTSAVMPLGSPIGSNKGLKTIDFLEIIIEQSNVPVIIDAGIGSPSDAAKAMELGADAVLVNTAIAVAGNPKLMAEAFKEAVIAGRKAFEAKLGQQYKQAIASSPLTIFLNV, from the coding sequence ATGTCATTATTTAAAATAGGAGACAAAGTACTTCAATCCCGATTGTTTTTAGGGACAGGCAAATTCGGATCTAATGTAGCAATGGAAGAAGCTATTCTAGCATCCCAAAGCGAATTGGTAACCGTCGCTCTCAAAAGAATTGATCTAGAAACTGATACCGATGCGATTTTAAATCATTTAAGACATCCTCGGATTAATTTATTACCCAACACATCTGGGGCTCGCAATGCCAAAGAAGCAGTTTTTGCGGCACAACTAGCCCGAGAAGCTTTAGAAACTAATTGGGTAAAACTTGAAATTCATCCCGATCCAAAATACTTAATGCCGGACGCTATCGAAACTTTGAAAGCGACAGAAGAATTGGCGAAACTGGGATTCATTGTTTTGCCCTATATCCATGCTGATCCCGTATTGTGTAAACATTTGGAAAATGCGGGGACGTCGGCTGTAATGCCATTAGGATCTCCTATTGGTAGCAACAAAGGATTGAAAACTATAGATTTTCTGGAAATAATTATAGAGCAAAGCAATGTTCCTGTCATTATCGATGCGGGAATTGGATCACCCTCAGATGCCGCAAAAGCAATGGAACTGGGTGCCGATGCTGTATTGGTCAACACCGCAATTGCCGTAGCTGGAAATCCAAAATTAATGGCCGAAGCCTTTAAGGAAGCCGTAATCGCCGGACGAAAAGCTTTTGAGGCAAAACTGGGACAGCAATATAAACAAGCCATTGCTTCAAGTCCTTTGACTATTTTTTTAAATGTGTAA